A single Streptomyces sp. Edi2 DNA region contains:
- a CDS encoding GntR family transcriptional regulator has translation MAGGAAKNDQRRLTEVAGLEGDRALLGRSSTAERVADILRDRITEGYFPPGARLSEESIGGALGVSRNTLREAFRLLTHERLLVHELNRGVFVRVVTVEDLEDIYRVRMLVECAAVRGLGPGPYDAAATDSIAAIAAAVQAGEAASEGREWQALSTANIRFHQAVVALAGSPRTDELMRGVLAELRLVFHVMADPRRFHAPYLTRNRQIVEALQAGDTAEAERLLLSYLEDSRTQLSGAYAQRIAEG, from the coding sequence ATGGCGGGCGGAGCGGCGAAGAACGATCAGCGACGGCTCACCGAGGTCGCGGGCCTGGAAGGCGACCGTGCCCTGCTGGGGCGCTCCAGCACGGCCGAACGGGTCGCCGACATCCTGCGCGACCGGATCACCGAGGGCTACTTCCCGCCCGGCGCCCGGCTCTCGGAGGAGAGCATCGGCGGCGCCCTGGGCGTCTCGCGTAACACGCTGCGCGAGGCGTTCCGGCTGCTGACGCACGAGCGGCTGCTGGTACACGAGCTCAACCGCGGGGTGTTCGTCCGGGTGGTGACGGTCGAGGATCTGGAGGACATCTACCGGGTGCGCATGCTCGTGGAGTGTGCGGCCGTACGGGGCCTGGGGCCGGGGCCCTACGACGCCGCTGCGACCGACTCCATCGCGGCGATCGCGGCCGCGGTGCAGGCCGGCGAGGCCGCGTCCGAAGGCCGGGAGTGGCAGGCGCTCTCGACCGCCAACATCCGCTTTCACCAGGCGGTCGTGGCCCTGGCGGGCAGTCCGCGCACGGATGAGCTGATGCGGGGAGTGCTCGCCGAGCTCCGGCTCGTCTTCCATGTCATGGCCGACCCCCGGCGCTTCCATGCGCCCTATTTGACCCGTAACAGGCAAATCGTCGAGGCCCTGCAGGCGGGCGATACCGCCGAGGCCGAGCGGCTGTTGCTGTCGTACCTGGAGGACTCGCGCACTCAGCTGTCGGGGGCGTACGCGCAGCGCATCGCGGAGGGATGA
- the pxpB gene encoding 5-oxoprolinase subunit PxpB — protein sequence MRPLPVGEHGLLIELDSAEEVEALHAELLRRAADGALPPLREIVPAARTVLLDGLADPRGLLAELAAWDIPPVGAGDRPTVEIPVRYDGPDLADVAALWDCTPGEVVRRHSATEFHVAFCGFAPGFGYLTGLPEPLHVPRRDTPRTKVPVGSVALAGPYTGVYPRSSPGGWQLIGTTDTVLWDPRREPAALLAPGTRVRFVPQETAR from the coding sequence ATGAGGCCGCTGCCGGTCGGTGAACACGGCCTGCTGATCGAGCTGGACAGCGCCGAGGAGGTCGAGGCGCTGCACGCCGAGCTGCTGCGCCGGGCCGCCGACGGCGCCCTGCCGCCGCTGCGCGAGATCGTGCCGGCCGCCCGTACGGTGCTCCTCGACGGCCTCGCCGACCCCCGCGGACTCCTCGCCGAGCTCGCCGCCTGGGACATCCCGCCGGTCGGCGCCGGCGACCGGCCCACCGTGGAGATCCCGGTCCGCTACGACGGACCCGACCTCGCCGACGTCGCCGCCCTGTGGGACTGCACCCCCGGCGAGGTGGTGCGGCGGCACTCCGCGACGGAGTTCCATGTGGCCTTCTGCGGCTTCGCGCCCGGCTTCGGCTATCTGACCGGGCTGCCCGAGCCGCTGCACGTACCGCGCCGGGACACTCCCCGGACGAAGGTCCCGGTCGGCTCGGTCGCCCTGGCCGGCCCGTACACCGGGGTCTACCCGCGCTCCTCCCCCGGCGGCTGGCAGTTGATCGGCACCACCGACACCGTCCTGTGGGACCCGCGCCGCGAACCCGCCGCGCTGCTCGCCCCCGGTACCCGTGTCCGCTTCGTCCCTCAGGAGACCGCCCGATGA
- a CDS encoding hydantoinase B/oxoprolinase family protein → MTGRWEFWIDRGGTFTDVVGRRPDGRLVTGKLLSHHPERYRDAAVAGIRMMLGLGPDEPVPAERVSVVKMGTTVATNALLERKGEPTVLLTTEGFRDALRIAYQNRPRIFDRHIVLPEALYDRVIEVPERIGARGELVRPLDVDEVRRALVRARADGLRSAAVVLLHGYRHADHERAVAELARQAGFSQVSCSHEVSPLMKLVPRGDTTVVDAYLSPILGRYVDEIAAQLPGIRLMFMQSNGGLRKAAHFRGKDAVLSGPAGGVVGMVRTAADAGGEHDRVIGFDMGGTSTDVSHYAGEFERVFGNEVAGVRMRAPMMNIHTVAAGGGSVLHFDGRRYRVGPDSAGADPGPACYRRGGPLTVTDAQVMLGRIQPAHFPAVFGPDGDRPLDADVVRIRFGELAARAAAETGDDRGPEEVAAGFLDIAVLNMANAVKKISVQRGRDITRYVLTSFGGAGGQHACAVADALGIDTVLVPPLAGVLSAYGIGVADATAMREQAVEAEFTDPAAVARVHEVCEALAGQTRRELLDDGVPDASVTTRARVLIRYAGTDSTLAVPLADAGTMTAEFVRAHRERYAFTMDKPLVAEAVSVEALGAAGGAGGYEARAGSREGELTPVATVRMYTDGRWQDTGLYRRTDLLPGDTLTGPAVIAEEDATTVLDPDWQAATGERGHLLLTRARPRTERVAVGTEADPVMLEVFNSLFMAIAEQMGVRLENTAHSVNIKERLDFSCALFDADGNLIANAPHIPVHLGSMGESIKEVLRRRGGEMRPGDVYAINDPYHGGTHLPDVTVVTPVFDADGDELLFLVASRGHHAEIGGITPGSMPAFSSTIQEEGILFDNWLLVRDGELREDATRDLLAAGPYPSRAPDANLADLRAQIAANEKGIQELRRMTDQFGLDVVRAYMGHVQDNAEESVRRIIERLSDGSCRYETDSGAEIRVALTVDRAARSAVVDFAGTSPQQPGNANAPSSVVMAAVLYVFRTLVADDIPLNSGCLKPVEVRIPEGSMLAPVFPAATVAGNVETSQAVTGALYAALGIQAEGSGTMNNLTFGNDRVQYYETVASGSGAGDGFDGADAVQTHMTNSRLTDPEVLEWRYPVRVDGFAIRSGSGGRGRWHGGCGVERRLRFLEPMTVALLTNHRRVAPYGMAGGAPGALGANSVERADGSQTELAGCDAVDVGTDDVLVLRTPGGGGYGAADEG, encoded by the coding sequence ATGACCGGACGCTGGGAGTTCTGGATCGACCGCGGTGGCACGTTCACGGACGTCGTCGGCAGGCGCCCGGACGGACGGCTGGTCACCGGCAAGCTGCTCTCGCACCACCCGGAGCGATACAGGGACGCCGCGGTGGCCGGTATCCGGATGATGCTGGGGCTCGGCCCGGACGAACCGGTGCCCGCCGAGCGGGTCTCCGTCGTCAAGATGGGCACCACCGTCGCCACCAACGCCCTCTTGGAGCGCAAGGGCGAACCGACCGTGCTGCTGACCACCGAAGGGTTCCGGGACGCGCTGCGGATCGCCTACCAGAACCGGCCGCGGATCTTCGACCGGCACATCGTGCTGCCCGAGGCGCTGTACGACCGGGTGATCGAGGTGCCGGAGCGGATCGGCGCCCGCGGTGAGCTGGTCCGGCCGCTGGACGTCGACGAGGTCCGCCGGGCGCTCGTCCGGGCCCGCGCGGACGGCCTGCGCAGCGCCGCCGTCGTCCTGCTGCACGGCTACCGCCACGCCGACCACGAGCGGGCCGTCGCCGAACTGGCCAGGCAGGCAGGGTTCTCCCAGGTCAGCTGCTCGCACGAGGTCAGCCCGCTGATGAAGCTGGTGCCGCGCGGCGACACCACCGTCGTCGACGCCTACCTCTCCCCGATCCTGGGCCGGTACGTCGACGAGATCGCCGCCCAACTCCCCGGTATCCGGCTGATGTTCATGCAGTCCAACGGCGGACTGCGCAAGGCCGCACACTTCCGGGGCAAGGACGCGGTGCTGTCCGGTCCCGCGGGCGGCGTCGTCGGCATGGTGCGGACCGCCGCCGACGCGGGCGGCGAACACGACCGGGTGATCGGGTTCGACATGGGCGGCACGTCCACCGATGTGTCGCACTACGCCGGTGAATTCGAGCGGGTCTTCGGCAACGAGGTCGCGGGCGTACGGATGCGCGCGCCCATGATGAACATCCACACCGTCGCCGCAGGCGGCGGCTCCGTCCTGCACTTCGACGGGCGCCGCTACCGGGTCGGCCCCGACTCGGCGGGTGCGGACCCGGGGCCTGCCTGCTACCGGCGTGGCGGCCCGCTCACCGTCACCGACGCCCAGGTGATGCTCGGCCGCATCCAGCCGGCCCACTTCCCCGCGGTGTTCGGTCCGGACGGCGACCGGCCGCTGGACGCCGACGTGGTCCGCATCCGCTTCGGCGAGCTGGCCGCGCGGGCCGCCGCCGAGACCGGGGACGACCGCGGCCCCGAGGAGGTCGCGGCCGGCTTCCTCGACATCGCCGTGCTCAACATGGCCAACGCCGTCAAGAAGATCTCCGTCCAGCGCGGCCGCGACATCACCCGCTACGTCCTCACCAGCTTCGGTGGCGCCGGCGGCCAGCACGCCTGCGCTGTCGCCGACGCGCTGGGCATCGACACGGTGCTCGTCCCGCCGCTGGCCGGGGTGCTCTCCGCGTACGGCATCGGGGTCGCCGACGCCACCGCGATGCGCGAGCAGGCCGTCGAGGCGGAGTTCACCGATCCCGCGGCCGTCGCGCGGGTGCACGAGGTGTGCGAGGCCCTTGCCGGGCAGACCCGGCGCGAACTCCTCGACGACGGCGTGCCGGACGCCTCGGTCACCACCCGCGCCCGGGTGCTGATCCGTTACGCCGGGACCGACTCCACCCTCGCCGTCCCGCTCGCCGATGCCGGCACCATGACCGCGGAATTCGTCCGGGCACACCGTGAGCGCTACGCCTTCACCATGGACAAACCGCTGGTGGCCGAGGCGGTGTCGGTCGAAGCGCTGGGCGCGGCCGGCGGCGCGGGCGGGTACGAGGCCCGAGCGGGCAGCAGAGAAGGAGAGCTGACACCGGTCGCCACAGTACGGATGTACACGGACGGCCGCTGGCAGGACACCGGACTCTACCGCCGCACGGACCTGCTCCCCGGTGACACCCTCACCGGCCCGGCCGTCATCGCCGAGGAGGACGCGACCACGGTCCTCGACCCGGACTGGCAGGCGGCCACGGGCGAGCGGGGGCACCTCCTGCTGACCCGGGCCCGGCCGCGCACCGAACGCGTCGCCGTGGGCACCGAAGCCGACCCGGTGATGCTGGAGGTCTTCAACAGCCTCTTCATGGCCATCGCCGAGCAGATGGGCGTCCGGCTGGAGAACACCGCACACTCCGTCAACATCAAGGAGCGCCTGGACTTCTCCTGCGCCCTCTTCGACGCCGACGGCAATCTGATCGCCAACGCCCCGCACATCCCCGTGCACCTGGGCTCGATGGGGGAGTCCATCAAAGAGGTGCTCCGGCGCCGCGGCGGCGAGATGCGGCCGGGTGACGTGTATGCGATCAACGACCCGTACCACGGGGGCACCCACCTCCCCGACGTCACCGTCGTCACCCCCGTCTTCGACGCCGACGGGGACGAGCTGCTGTTCCTGGTGGCCTCCCGCGGTCACCACGCCGAGATCGGGGGGATCACCCCGGGCTCGATGCCCGCCTTCAGCAGCACCATCCAGGAGGAGGGCATCCTCTTCGACAACTGGCTGCTGGTGCGCGACGGCGAACTGCGCGAGGACGCCACCCGCGACCTGCTCGCCGCCGGCCCCTACCCCTCCCGCGCACCCGACGCCAACCTCGCCGATCTGCGCGCCCAGATCGCCGCCAACGAGAAGGGCATCCAGGAACTGCGGCGGATGACCGACCAGTTCGGGCTGGACGTGGTCCGGGCCTACATGGGGCACGTCCAGGACAACGCCGAGGAATCGGTGCGGCGCATCATCGAGCGGCTGTCGGACGGCAGCTGCCGCTACGAGACCGACAGCGGGGCCGAGATCCGGGTCGCGCTGACCGTCGACCGTGCCGCCCGCAGCGCCGTGGTGGACTTCGCCGGCACCTCGCCCCAGCAGCCCGGGAACGCCAATGCGCCCAGCTCGGTGGTGATGGCCGCCGTGCTGTACGTCTTCCGCACCCTGGTCGCCGACGACATCCCGCTCAACAGCGGCTGCCTCAAGCCCGTGGAGGTCCGCATCCCGGAGGGCTCGATGCTCGCCCCCGTCTTCCCGGCGGCCACCGTCGCGGGCAATGTGGAGACCTCCCAGGCGGTCACCGGCGCGCTCTATGCCGCGCTCGGTATCCAGGCCGAGGGCTCGGGCACGATGAACAACCTCACCTTCGGCAACGACCGGGTGCAGTACTACGAGACCGTCGCCAGCGGTTCGGGCGCGGGCGACGGCTTCGACGGCGCGGACGCCGTGCAGACCCATATGACCAACTCCCGGCTGACCGACCCCGAAGTGCTGGAGTGGCGCTACCCCGTCCGCGTCGACGGCTTTGCCATCCGCTCCGGCAGCGGCGGCAGGGGACGCTGGCACGGCGGCTGCGGCGTCGAGCGCCGGCTGCGCTTCCTGGAGCCGATGACCGTCGCCCTGCTCACCAACCACCGCAGGGTCGCACCGTACGGCATGGCGGGCGGCGCCCCGGGCGCACTGGGCGCCAACTCCGTGGAACGGGCGGACGGTTCACAAACGGAGCTGGCGGGCTGCGACGCCGTGGACGTCGGCACGGACGATGTACTGGTGCTGCGCACACCGGGCGGCGGGGGGTACGGGGCGGCGGACGAGGGCTGA
- a CDS encoding DUF969 domain-containing protein codes for MIVLLGVLVVVIGFATKRNPLLVVGVAGITTGLLGGLSPGKVLAAFGDGFAGSRAVTIFAITLPVIGLLERYGLQEQARNLIARFAGLTTGRFLALYLGLRQIGAAVGLTNVFGPAQTVRPLAVPMAEGAAERKYGELPVRTREKVRSFAASADNVGLFFGEDVFLAVGSILLITGFVNTTYGTHLEPLQLALWAIPTAVCAFVVHGWRLLRLDRHLERELLTAHVRDTAAVEATK; via the coding sequence ATGATCGTGCTCCTCGGCGTGCTCGTGGTCGTGATCGGCTTCGCCACGAAACGCAATCCCCTGCTGGTCGTGGGGGTGGCCGGCATCACGACCGGCCTCCTCGGAGGGCTGTCGCCGGGCAAGGTGCTCGCCGCGTTCGGCGACGGCTTCGCCGGCAGCCGGGCGGTGACGATCTTCGCGATCACCCTCCCGGTCATCGGCCTCCTGGAGCGCTACGGCCTCCAGGAGCAGGCCCGCAACCTCATCGCCCGGTTCGCCGGGCTCACCACCGGGCGTTTCCTGGCGCTCTACCTCGGTCTGCGGCAGATCGGCGCCGCGGTCGGGCTGACCAATGTCTTCGGCCCCGCCCAGACCGTCCGCCCGCTCGCCGTCCCGATGGCCGAGGGCGCGGCCGAGCGGAAATACGGCGAACTCCCGGTCCGGACACGGGAGAAGGTCAGGTCGTTCGCCGCCAGCGCGGACAACGTCGGCCTCTTCTTCGGGGAGGACGTCTTTCTCGCCGTCGGCTCGATCCTGCTGATCACCGGTTTCGTCAACACCACCTACGGGACCCACCTCGAACCGCTGCAGCTCGCGCTGTGGGCGATCCCCACTGCCGTGTGCGCCTTCGTCGTCCACGGCTGGCGACTGCTGCGCCTGGACCGTCATCTGGAACGCGAACTGCTCACCGCCCATGTCCGCGACACCGCCGCAGTGGAGGCCACCAAGTGA
- a CDS encoding DUF979 domain-containing protein: MIKAEWFYWLVGLSFLVMAAQMVTDRSNPKRLGTGAFWGLIGAGFFYSSWVVTKQAPAEPLGAAVLVMACLAGFGFTGRGTPRTTTSEQRTASAAKLGNRLFVPALTIPAVAMACAIGVKHLSFGGEPVLQEGSETILGLGIGAVVALVVAMVMLREKRISVPVQSGRSMLEAMGWAMLLPQMLATLGAIFQVSGVGDQVGKLTTSVLPEGSLYIAIVVYCVGMFAFTVIMGNGFAAFPVMTAAVGWPVLIGHFDGNPAAVLAIGMLAGFCGTLVTPMAANFNIVPAALLELKDQYGPIKAQMPTAGILLGCNILIMALFAF, encoded by the coding sequence GTGATCAAGGCAGAGTGGTTCTACTGGCTGGTGGGCCTCAGCTTCCTCGTGATGGCCGCCCAGATGGTCACCGACCGCAGCAATCCCAAGCGCCTGGGCACCGGCGCCTTCTGGGGACTGATCGGTGCCGGCTTCTTCTACAGCAGCTGGGTCGTCACCAAGCAGGCGCCGGCCGAGCCGCTGGGCGCCGCGGTCCTCGTCATGGCCTGCCTGGCCGGCTTCGGCTTCACCGGGCGCGGCACCCCGCGCACCACGACCTCCGAACAGCGCACCGCCAGTGCCGCCAAGCTCGGCAACCGGCTGTTCGTCCCCGCGCTCACCATCCCCGCCGTGGCCATGGCCTGCGCCATCGGCGTCAAGCACTTGTCCTTCGGGGGCGAGCCGGTTCTCCAGGAGGGCAGCGAGACCATCCTGGGCCTGGGGATCGGTGCCGTCGTCGCCCTCGTCGTCGCGATGGTCATGCTCCGGGAGAAGCGGATCTCCGTGCCGGTGCAGTCCGGCCGCTCGATGCTCGAGGCGATGGGCTGGGCGATGCTGCTGCCCCAGATGCTGGCCACGCTGGGCGCCATCTTCCAGGTGTCCGGCGTCGGCGACCAGGTCGGCAAGCTCACCACCTCCGTCCTGCCCGAGGGCTCGCTCTACATCGCGATCGTCGTCTACTGCGTGGGCATGTTCGCGTTCACCGTGATCATGGGCAATGGCTTCGCCGCCTTCCCCGTGATGACCGCCGCGGTCGGCTGGCCGGTCCTGATAGGCCACTTCGACGGCAACCCCGCCGCCGTCCTCGCCATCGGCATGCTCGCCGGATTCTGCGGCACCCTGGTGACGCCCATGGCCGCCAACTTCAACATCGTTCCGGCGGCGCTGCTGGAGTTGAAGGACCAGTACGGGCCGATCAAGGCGCAGATGCCCACCGCGGGGATCCTGCTCGGCTGCAACATCCTGATCATGGCGCTGTTCGCCTTCTGA
- the pcp gene encoding pyroglutamyl-peptidase I, producing the protein MTRVLLTGFAPFDGESTNPSWQAVRAAADEPPTGIEAFAVELPCVYGASVAVLRAAIEETRPEIVVCVGQAGGRPDITVERLAVNVDDARIPDASGAEPVDEPIVPGGPAAYFSTLPVKACVAAVRAAGLPASVSNTAGTFVCNHVFYGLAHLIATELPDLRGGFVHVPYTPDQVVDRAQPSLPADAVARALREIAVTAAHTRTDLRMAGGATH; encoded by the coding sequence ATGACCCGGGTACTGCTGACCGGATTTGCGCCTTTCGACGGCGAATCCACCAACCCGTCCTGGCAGGCCGTACGCGCCGCCGCGGACGAACCGCCCACCGGCATCGAGGCCTTCGCCGTCGAGCTCCCCTGCGTCTACGGGGCGTCGGTCGCGGTGCTGCGCGCCGCGATCGAGGAGACCCGCCCCGAGATAGTGGTGTGCGTCGGCCAGGCGGGCGGCCGCCCCGACATCACCGTCGAACGCCTCGCCGTCAACGTCGACGACGCCCGGATACCCGACGCCTCGGGTGCCGAACCGGTCGACGAGCCGATCGTGCCCGGCGGCCCCGCCGCGTACTTCTCCACCCTGCCGGTCAAGGCGTGTGTGGCCGCCGTCCGAGCCGCCGGCCTGCCCGCCTCCGTCTCCAACACCGCGGGCACCTTCGTCTGCAACCACGTCTTCTACGGCCTCGCCCACCTCATCGCCACCGAACTGCCGGACCTGCGCGGCGGATTCGTCCATGTCCCCTATACGCCGGACCAGGTCGTCGACCGCGCCCAGCCGTCGCTGCCGGCCGACGCGGTGGCCCGGGCCCTGCGGGAGATCGCGGTCACCGCCGCGCACACCCGCACCGATCTCCGCATGGCGGGAGGAGCAACCCACTGA
- a CDS encoding 5-oxoprolinase subunit PxpA: MSDPAPPPVIDLNADLGEGFGRWQLTDDEALLSVVTSANVACGFHAGDPATMRRVCELAAERGVVIGAQVSYRDLAGFGRRAMEVPPDELSAEITYQIGALDVFARAAGTRVRYVKPHGALYNRCVHDKEQAAAVIDGIRAAGGGPAAGDGLPVLGLPGSRLHEAARRAGLPVVGEAFADRAYTDEGTLVPRREPGAVVHDADEVVKRALGMARDHSVTSRNGRRVGITARSLCLHGDTPGAADLARRVRSELAAAGVRIRSFA; this comes from the coding sequence ATGAGCGACCCGGCGCCCCCTCCCGTCATCGACCTCAACGCCGACCTCGGGGAAGGCTTCGGCCGCTGGCAGCTCACCGATGACGAGGCCCTGCTCTCCGTCGTCACCAGCGCCAATGTCGCCTGCGGCTTCCATGCCGGCGACCCGGCCACCATGCGCCGGGTGTGCGAACTGGCCGCCGAGCGCGGTGTGGTCATCGGCGCCCAGGTCTCCTACCGCGACCTGGCCGGCTTCGGCCGCCGCGCGATGGAGGTGCCGCCGGACGAACTGTCCGCCGAGATCACCTACCAGATCGGGGCGCTGGACGTCTTCGCGCGCGCCGCCGGGACCCGGGTCCGCTACGTCAAACCGCACGGCGCGCTCTACAACCGCTGTGTCCACGACAAGGAGCAGGCCGCTGCCGTCATCGACGGCATCCGCGCCGCGGGCGGTGGCCCGGCCGCGGGCGATGGCCTGCCGGTCCTCGGCCTGCCCGGCTCGCGGCTGCACGAGGCCGCCCGCCGCGCCGGGCTGCCCGTCGTCGGCGAGGCCTTCGCCGACCGTGCCTACACCGACGAGGGCACCCTCGTCCCCCGCCGCGAACCGGGCGCGGTGGTCCACGACGCCGACGAGGTCGTCAAGCGGGCCCTGGGCATGGCCCGCGACCACTCCGTCACCTCCCGCAACGGCCGGCGCGTCGGCATCACGGCCCGCTCGCTGTGCCTGCACGGCGACACCCCCGGCGCCGCGGACCTCGCCCGGCGCGTACGGTCCGAACTGGCCGCGGCCGGCGTCCGCATCCGGAGCTTTGCATGA
- a CDS encoding biotin-dependent carboxyltransferase family protein → MTDRAFSVVRAGALTTVQDLGRPGHAHLGVPRAGALDEPAHRLANRLVGNPESAAALETTLTGCALRVRTATTVAVTGAPCPVTVDGRPAPWGAPVRVPAGAVLDAGPATHGLRSYLAFAGGIDTEPVLGSRAADLLSGLGPDPLTEGAVLPLGTPYGPAATADAIPHPGPLTELVLPFLPGPRDTWFTAAGLHTLATGRFRVSPAGNRIGLRTEGPPLERARSGELPSEGMPLGALQVPPDGLPVLFLHDHPTTGGYPVIGVVPERYLAPAAQAAPGTAVRFLRMR, encoded by the coding sequence ATGACCGACCGTGCCTTCTCGGTCGTCCGGGCCGGTGCGCTCACCACCGTCCAGGACCTCGGCAGGCCCGGCCACGCCCACCTCGGCGTGCCGCGGGCCGGCGCCCTCGACGAGCCCGCGCACCGGCTCGCCAACCGCCTGGTCGGCAACCCCGAGTCCGCCGCCGCCCTGGAGACCACCCTCACCGGCTGCGCCCTGCGGGTCCGTACGGCCACCACCGTCGCCGTCACGGGCGCGCCCTGCCCGGTGACCGTCGACGGCCGCCCAGCCCCCTGGGGCGCACCGGTCCGCGTCCCTGCGGGCGCCGTCCTGGACGCAGGTCCTGCCACCCACGGCCTGCGCTCCTACCTCGCCTTCGCCGGGGGCATCGACACCGAACCGGTCCTCGGCAGCCGCGCCGCCGATCTGCTCTCCGGCCTGGGCCCCGACCCGCTCACCGAGGGAGCGGTCCTCCCGCTGGGCACCCCGTACGGCCCGGCCGCCACCGCCGACGCCATCCCGCACCCCGGCCCGCTGACGGAACTCGTCCTGCCGTTCCTGCCCGGCCCCCGCGACACCTGGTTCACCGCCGCCGGCCTGCACACCCTCGCCACCGGCCGCTTCCGCGTCTCCCCGGCCGGCAACCGCATCGGCCTGCGCACCGAGGGCCCGCCCCTGGAGCGCGCCCGCAGCGGCGAACTCCCCAGTGAGGGCATGCCCCTGGGCGCCCTCCAGGTCCCCCCCGACGGCCTGCCGGTCCTCTTCCTCCACGACCACCCCACGACCGGCGGCTACCCGGTCATCGGCGTCGTCCCCGAGCGCTACCTGGCCCCCGCGGCGCAGGCGGCGCCGGGGACAGCGGTCCGCTTTCTCCGGATGCGCTAG
- a CDS encoding TrmH family RNA methyltransferase, whose amino-acid sequence MELIDSIKDVRIATARTLATRSGRTAAGRCLIEGPGLIRQLVDAGAGLEYVLRSAGADDPALCAELTAAGVGVHAVRDGLLRKVTGGAKPVDWLAVAALPAESPVGDAYGDFAVVCEQVADPGNLGTIVRTARALGVRDIVLTDETTDLSSRRVLDAARGAVLGCRVRRFADPGGAVASLRESGFQIVVTSPRGTHLQSTAPLRGRKVALVVGNETEGVSEATLAAADLVVQIPMAGAVESLNVGVAAGISIYELRMKAILAMLTDRIRDTLGRNLTAAAHLVRQAFDAHLRQVGDLDSSQAVLLMVLACERSTPLEQLRRDVGVGSAELQELLAPLCDRGHVTQGQDHVAITREGERAIAALWAVQERVEDGLYAGFTPAERDQLQELLHRVQNNAARLASSPADRRGAADTP is encoded by the coding sequence ATGGAGCTCATCGATTCGATCAAGGACGTGCGGATTGCCACCGCACGGACGTTGGCCACCCGCTCCGGACGGACCGCCGCCGGACGCTGCCTGATCGAAGGCCCCGGCCTGATCCGGCAGCTCGTGGACGCCGGGGCCGGTCTGGAGTACGTGCTCCGCTCGGCGGGTGCCGACGACCCCGCCCTGTGCGCGGAGCTGACCGCGGCCGGGGTGGGCGTGCACGCCGTACGGGACGGACTGCTGCGGAAGGTCACCGGCGGCGCGAAGCCGGTCGACTGGCTGGCGGTGGCGGCGTTGCCGGCCGAAAGCCCGGTGGGTGACGCTTACGGTGACTTCGCCGTGGTGTGCGAGCAGGTCGCCGACCCCGGAAATCTGGGCACGATCGTGCGGACGGCACGCGCTCTCGGTGTGCGGGACATCGTGCTCACCGATGAGACGACGGATCTGTCCTCCCGGCGGGTCCTGGACGCGGCACGGGGCGCCGTACTCGGTTGCCGCGTCCGCCGTTTCGCCGATCCGGGCGGCGCGGTGGCGTCCTTGAGGGAGTCCGGATTCCAGATTGTGGTGACCAGTCCCCGGGGAACACATTTGCAGTCGACGGCCCCACTGCGCGGCCGCAAGGTGGCCCTGGTCGTCGGGAACGAGACGGAGGGCGTCAGTGAGGCCACGCTGGCCGCGGCCGACCTGGTGGTACAGATCCCGATGGCCGGTGCAGTGGAATCACTCAACGTCGGGGTGGCCGCCGGGATCAGCATCTACGAGCTGCGAATGAAGGCGATCCTGGCCATGCTGACCGACCGCATCCGCGACACCCTCGGCCGCAACCTCACCGCGGCCGCTCACCTGGTGCGGCAGGCATTCGATGCCCACCTGCGTCAGGTCGGCGACCTGGACAGCTCCCAGGCGGTGCTGCTGATGGTGCTCGCCTGCGAGCGCAGCACCCCACTGGAGCAACTGCGCCGCGACGTCGGTGTCGGCTCCGCGGAGCTGCAGGAATTGCTGGCACCGCTGTGCGACCGCGGCCATGTGACGCAGGGCCAGGACCACGTCGCGATCACCCGCGAGGGAGAGCGGGCCATCGCTGCGCTGTGGGCGGTACAGGAGCGCGTCGAGGACGGCTTGTACGCCGGCTTCACCCCCGCCGAGCGCGACCAGCTGCAGGAGTTGCTGCACCGCGTCCAGAACAACGCCGCGCGCCTTGCGAGTTCTCCCGCTGACCGGCGCGGCGCTGCTGACACCCCCTAG